From a region of the Coleofasciculus chthonoplastes PCC 7420 genome:
- a CDS encoding VWA domain-containing protein has translation MASKKLFNRDVFMLIDQSGSMVRRDPEFNNNIRWKVLPEVIEGHVYRILNETSLDEDKVCQEIALTFFSPNRPCDKIIYIEDTAQVPSVFDENQPDSSTFITPTLEQVINQWFANREANREAFIIIYTDGQFDDRDKFLNLIQTTSAKLKSQDELKIVIIGFGSELNPKFYLELDKNVRGFTDSKGLDCNIVVFDLLSKMPNIIELLNRQLENPAAGLPMWAKEQYPDLFA, from the coding sequence ATGGCAAGTAAAAAACTTTTTAACCGAGATGTTTTCATGCTCATCGACCAAAGTGGGTCAATGGTGAGACGAGATCCAGAATTTAATAATAATATTCGCTGGAAAGTTTTACCAGAAGTCATTGAAGGACACGTCTATCGCATTCTCAATGAAACCAGTCTGGATGAGGACAAGGTTTGTCAGGAAATTGCCTTAACCTTTTTTAGTCCTAATCGCCCCTGTGACAAAATTATCTACATTGAAGATACGGCTCAGGTTCCTAGTGTCTTTGATGAAAATCAACCCGATAGTAGTACGTTTATTACACCAACCCTTGAGCAAGTGATTAATCAATGGTTTGCGAATCGTGAGGCGAATCGGGAAGCGTTTATTATTATTTACACAGATGGTCAGTTTGATGACCGAGATAAGTTTTTGAACTTGATTCAGACAACCAGTGCTAAACTAAAGAGTCAGGATGAACTAAAAATTGTGATTATCGGGTTTGGTAGTGAATTGAATCCCAAGTTTTATCTGGAATTGGATAAAAATGTCAGAGGATTCACCGATTCTAAGGGATTAGATTGCAATATTGTGGTGTTTGACTTGTTAAGTAAGATGCCCAATATTATCGAGCTACTAAATCGCCAGCTTGAAAATCCAGCCGCCGGTTTACCGATGTGGGCGAAGGAACAATATCCGGATTTGTTTGCTTGA
- a CDS encoding peptidase, with protein MGEVKAKVKLTNPTDDELVRRGQLTADQVRVYETEAVIDTGAVCSVLPIHVVQCLGLTIRAQRVAGYADGRTEAVGVVGVLIDWQGRDTLEDALVLGDEVLIGQTVLEKLDLLVDCQNQRLIPNPAHPDQPVNKVRHLKYEL; from the coding sequence ATGGGTGAAGTTAAAGCAAAAGTCAAGCTTACCAATCCAACGGATGACGAATTAGTACGGCGAGGACAACTAACGGCTGATCAGGTTCGTGTATACGAAACAGAAGCCGTGATTGATACAGGTGCAGTCTGTTCAGTGCTTCCTATTCATGTTGTGCAGTGTCTTGGTTTAACCATTCGCGCTCAACGAGTAGCAGGTTATGCGGATGGGCGAACAGAAGCTGTAGGCGTAGTTGGAGTTCTAATTGATTGGCAAGGACGTGATACATTGGAGGATGCGTTAGTTTTGGGTGATGAGGTGCTGATTGGTCAAACTGTATTAGAGAAATTAGATTTGTTGGTCGATTGTCAAAATCAGCGATTGATCCCCAATCCAGCTCATCCTGATCAACCTGTTAATAAGGTGAGACATCTCAAGTATGAATTATGA
- the nagA gene encoding N-acetylglucosamine-6-phosphate deacetylase, translating to MIIINARVPGYQGLQQVRVDGEGKISAIAPMADMAQNAATLDVTGDWLSLAGVDLQINGALGLAFPDLTLGDSQKLQQICQFLGDQGIDGFLPTLVTTSIEKIQQSLAVIADFLTTASDQAGMAQILGVHLEGPFLHPQKRGAHPQEYLLPLNLENVKQVLGDYGKLVKVMTLAPELDETGEAISHLRSLGITVSLGHSQATAAEAEEAFALGASMVTHAFNAMPGLHHRQPGLLGAAITHPQVRCGVIADGQHVCPTMLQILLQASRYEAGLFLVSDALAPLGLGDGIYPWDQRKIEVKQGTARLADGTLAGTTLPLLVGVQNLVEWGLCEIESAIALATESPRHAIGLPGIGVGQPANLLRWHWHEDISKLSWQRLQFNG from the coding sequence ATGATTATTATTAATGCACGAGTACCAGGTTATCAAGGGTTGCAACAGGTAAGGGTTGATGGGGAGGGAAAAATTTCCGCGATCGCACCCATGGCTGATATGGCTCAAAATGCCGCTACTCTCGATGTTACAGGCGATTGGCTCTCCTTAGCTGGGGTCGATTTACAGATTAATGGGGCGCTGGGTTTGGCGTTTCCGGATTTGACGCTGGGGGATAGCCAGAAATTACAGCAAATTTGCCAATTTTTGGGTGATCAGGGGATTGATGGATTTTTACCCACCTTGGTAACCACCTCGATTGAGAAAATTCAACAATCGCTGGCGGTGATTGCGGATTTTTTAACCACCGCTTCCGATCAGGCGGGAATGGCGCAAATCTTGGGGGTGCATTTAGAGGGACCTTTTCTACATCCTCAGAAGCGAGGAGCGCATCCTCAGGAATATTTATTACCATTAAACCTAGAAAATGTCAAGCAAGTTTTGGGGGATTATGGCAAACTGGTTAAAGTGATGACGCTAGCGCCGGAGTTAGACGAGACAGGTGAGGCGATTAGTCATTTGCGTTCTTTAGGAATTACCGTGAGTTTAGGTCATTCCCAAGCAACGGCAGCTGAGGCGGAGGAAGCCTTTGCCTTAGGTGCATCGATGGTAACTCACGCTTTTAATGCGATGCCGGGATTACACCATCGCCAACCTGGATTATTGGGTGCTGCTATCACTCATCCTCAAGTGCGCTGTGGGGTGATTGCCGATGGACAACACGTTTGTCCGACAATGTTACAGATTCTACTGCAAGCGAGTAGGTATGAAGCGGGATTGTTTCTAGTCAGTGATGCCTTAGCGCCATTAGGATTAGGGGATGGGATTTATCCCTGGGATCAGCGTAAAATTGAAGTGAAACAGGGTACAGCACGATTAGCGGATGGTACATTGGCGGGAACTACGTTACCGCTATTGGTGGGAGTGCAGAATTTGGTAGAGTGGGGACTGTGTGAAATCGAGAGTGCGATCGCCCTAGCTACGGAGTCTCCTCGACACGCGATCGGTTTACCTGGGATTGGAGTAGGACAACCTGCCAATTTGTTGCGTTGGCATTGGCATGAGGATATATCAAAATTGAGTTGGCAGCGTTTACAATTCAATGGATGA
- a CDS encoding helix-turn-helix domain-containing protein — translation MLNLNYTYRIYPDAEQVESLNEWLETCRGVYNYALRELKDWIASRKCPVDRCRCSKESEYIMPADYPFHCIQAKRLSVQIGSQAV, via the coding sequence ATGCTAAATCTGAACTACACCTATCGAATTTATCCTGATGCTGAACAAGTCGAGTCACTAAACGAATGGCTCGAAACTTGTCGGGGTGTTTATAATTATGCCCTTAGAGAGCTAAAGGACTGGATTGCTTCAAGGAAGTGTCCTGTAGACAGGTGTAGGTGTAGTAAGGAGTCAGAATACATAATGCCTGCTGATTATCCCTTTCATTGCATTCAAGCGAAAAGACTATCAGTACAAATTGGCTCACAAGCTGTGTGA
- the purE gene encoding 5-(carboxyamino)imidazole ribonucleotide mutase, which translates to MTNDNPQIGIIMGSDSDLPTMQGAIAICEEFEVACDVAIVSAHRTPQRMVNYAQTAHQRGLKVIIAGAGGAAHLPGMVASLTPLPVIGVPVSTRHLQGVDSLYSIVQMPGGIPVATVAIGNAKNAGLLAVQILASQQPELLERVQQYRQTLTQSVMDKQAALEKLGYQQYLSQKS; encoded by the coding sequence ATGACGAATGACAACCCCCAAATTGGTATTATTATGGGCAGTGATTCCGACTTGCCCACGATGCAGGGTGCGATCGCAATTTGTGAAGAGTTCGAGGTAGCCTGTGACGTCGCGATCGTTTCCGCACACCGAACTCCCCAACGTATGGTAAACTACGCCCAAACCGCTCATCAGCGTGGACTCAAGGTGATTATCGCCGGAGCGGGAGGGGCGGCTCATTTACCCGGTATGGTGGCGTCTCTGACACCATTACCCGTCATTGGTGTTCCTGTTTCCACTCGCCATTTACAAGGGGTAGATTCCCTCTACTCGATTGTACAGATGCCAGGTGGAATCCCTGTCGCTACCGTAGCCATTGGCAATGCTAAAAATGCAGGGTTGTTAGCCGTGCAGATTTTGGCATCCCAACAACCTGAGTTACTCGAACGAGTGCAGCAGTACCGCCAGACTTTAACGCAATCCGTCATGGATAAGCAAGCGGCGCTAGAAAAGTTGGGATATCAGCAATATTTATCACAAAAGTCGTAG
- a CDS encoding ammonium transporter: MMSRRTFEKTSDRKKSPPKTRQVDLPGYSQSFWDSPYFDPLKTIAKSFSPYWLACIPLTAIIVVVWNTAAIAQTEAVDADAIAQLQGTLNAIWVLIAAILVIFMNAGFGMLETGFCRQKNAVNILSKNLIVFALATIAFWAIGFSFMFGAGTGFIGLGGFFLTSTDPGTYGLDPFPTGLPISVFFLFQAAFAGTAATIVSGAVAERIRFIDFLVFSLLLTGISYPITGHWVWGGGWLGGMGFSDFAGSTVVHSVGGWAALMGAAFLGPREGKYRDGQINAIPGHNMSIATLGCLILWIGWFGFNPGSELAANASVPYIAVTTNLAAAAGGISATITSWLKDGKPDLSMIINGILAGLVAITAPCNAVSYLSAIIIGLIGGIIVVFAVSFFDNIHIDDPVGAISVHLVNGIWGTIAVGIFTFAENDAGQRLGLIYGGGLGQLGVQLLGILCVGGFTVAFSSIVWLALKATLGLRVHAEEEIHGLDISEHGMEAYSGFVKESDVLTSSSFGSVSGSTADIPRGSEV; this comes from the coding sequence ATGATGTCTAGACGAACGTTCGAGAAAACTTCCGACCGAAAAAAGTCTCCCCCAAAAACTAGACAAGTTGATTTACCAGGATATTCCCAATCCTTCTGGGATTCTCCCTATTTTGACCCCTTAAAAACCATAGCCAAATCTTTTTCTCCGTACTGGCTAGCCTGTATTCCGCTAACGGCGATTATTGTCGTGGTTTGGAATACGGCAGCCATTGCTCAAACTGAGGCGGTTGACGCCGATGCCATTGCCCAACTCCAGGGAACATTAAACGCGATCTGGGTTTTGATTGCTGCGATTCTGGTGATCTTCATGAATGCCGGATTCGGGATGTTGGAAACCGGATTCTGTCGTCAGAAAAATGCGGTTAACATTCTCTCCAAAAACCTGATTGTCTTTGCCCTAGCAACCATTGCATTTTGGGCAATTGGGTTTTCCTTCATGTTCGGTGCAGGAACTGGATTTATTGGTTTGGGTGGATTTTTCCTAACTAGCACCGATCCGGGTACTTATGGACTCGATCCATTTCCTACCGGCTTACCGATCTCCGTGTTTTTCCTGTTCCAAGCTGCCTTCGCCGGAACTGCTGCCACCATTGTTTCGGGTGCGGTTGCTGAACGGATTAGGTTTATTGACTTTCTCGTTTTCAGTCTTTTGTTGACGGGAATCTCCTATCCCATTACCGGACACTGGGTCTGGGGTGGTGGTTGGCTAGGAGGAATGGGCTTTTCCGACTTTGCTGGCTCAACCGTGGTTCACTCGGTTGGTGGTTGGGCTGCGTTGATGGGAGCAGCTTTTCTTGGACCCCGTGAAGGAAAATATAGAGACGGTCAGATCAATGCAATTCCCGGTCACAATATGAGTATTGCCACACTGGGATGCTTAATTCTGTGGATCGGCTGGTTTGGTTTTAACCCCGGATCAGAACTCGCGGCTAATGCAAGTGTGCCTTATATTGCAGTAACCACAAACCTTGCTGCTGCGGCTGGCGGTATTTCTGCCACGATTACCTCTTGGTTAAAAGATGGTAAACCTGACCTATCGATGATTATTAACGGCATCTTAGCTGGCTTAGTGGCGATTACCGCCCCCTGTAATGCCGTTTCCTATCTATCAGCCATCATAATTGGTCTGATTGGGGGCATTATCGTGGTTTTTGCGGTTTCCTTCTTTGACAATATCCATATCGATGACCCCGTGGGTGCGATCTCTGTCCACTTAGTTAACGGGATCTGGGGCACCATTGCTGTTGGTATCTTCACCTTCGCTGAAAATGATGCGGGTCAACGACTCGGCTTGATTTATGGGGGAGGACTCGGTCAACTGGGTGTTCAACTGTTGGGTATCCTCTGTGTAGGCGGTTTCACCGTTGCATTTAGCTCCATTGTTTGGCTAGCTCTGAAAGCGACTTTGGGACTACGAGTACACGCCGAAGAAGAAATCCATGGCTTGGATATTAGCGAACATGGAATGGAAGCCTACAGTGGATTTGTCAAGGAATCCGATGTGTTGACCAGTAGCTCGTTTGGTAGCGTCAGTGGGAGTACAGCTGACATTCCTCGCGGCTCAGAAGTTTAA
- a CDS encoding GDSL-type esterase/lipase family protein, whose product MSITSKSFPTWAVFSLAVNGLLVLAIAGVLLRQYQGAIPSAVSQSLATDATPEAEATPTLVPELGPRHQFNYQQWVALLEQEAEVMVDQKPEDLAILLGDSISLWFPNEMLPTQRTWLNQGISGETTAGLLNRLDVLDQTQPDIIFLMIGINDVIRGITDETILANQRLIIRYLRRNHPEAKIIVQSILPHSGKNATWEGRDRLLEIPNRRILEINQRLKAIAESEDAIYLDLYPLFADTEGNLKMELSTDGLHLNPQGYLIWHYALQVTDQLVLDGGL is encoded by the coding sequence GTGTCCATAACCTCGAAAAGCTTTCCAACTTGGGCGGTTTTCTCCCTCGCTGTCAATGGCTTACTGGTGCTAGCGATCGCGGGGGTGTTGCTGCGCCAATACCAAGGAGCTATCCCTTCTGCAGTGAGCCAGTCTCTAGCCACTGATGCGACTCCAGAAGCAGAAGCAACCCCTACCCTTGTCCCCGAACTCGGACCCCGCCACCAGTTCAATTACCAGCAGTGGGTGGCGCTGCTGGAACAAGAAGCTGAGGTGATGGTGGATCAGAAGCCAGAGGATTTAGCCATCCTCCTGGGAGATTCCATCAGTCTCTGGTTTCCCAATGAAATGCTACCGACGCAACGAACCTGGCTGAATCAGGGAATTTCTGGCGAAACGACAGCCGGATTGCTAAATCGCTTGGATGTGTTGGATCAAACCCAGCCGGATATCATCTTTTTGATGATTGGCATCAATGACGTCATTCGAGGGATCACCGATGAGACGATTTTAGCCAACCAACGGCTGATTATTCGCTACCTACGGCGCAATCATCCTGAAGCCAAAATTATCGTCCAATCGATTTTGCCCCATAGTGGGAAAAACGCCACCTGGGAAGGGCGCGATCGCCTCCTGGAAATCCCCAACCGTCGTATCTTAGAGATTAACCAGCGATTGAAAGCGATCGCGGAGTCGGAAGATGCCATTTACCTGGATCTCTATCCCCTATTCGCCGATACCGAAGGCAATCTGAAAATGGAATTGAGTACCGACGGCTTGCACCTAAATCCTCAAGGCTATTTAATTTGGCACTATGCTCTACAAGTCACGGATCAACTCGTTCTCGATGGCGGATTGTAA
- a CDS encoding glutathione S-transferase family protein, which translates to MLELYQFEMSQFSEKVRLILDYKGLAYRKIEVTPGIGQLDLYRLSGQRQVPVLKDGDTVIADSTAIAMYLDRKYPDKPLIPTDPHQRAQCLLMEEWADESIGVKSRKVFYGALSHNPSYRTSVLPKDTPDFFKTVLGGVPAEVFEVLGIGFGCSADALKDARDSLKQDLEALSLILSDRPYLVTDSPCLADFAVAGVSLLLKFPEGSYLDLPDSLNGKGIPGLADSSMYQTFFDWRDRLYAEYRTPLTTTGTSDSQPTSIEIE; encoded by the coding sequence ATGTTGGAACTGTATCAATTTGAAATGTCGCAGTTTTCGGAAAAAGTGCGGCTGATTCTCGATTACAAAGGGCTAGCCTATCGCAAAATTGAAGTCACTCCCGGAATCGGACAGCTAGACTTGTATCGCCTATCGGGTCAACGGCAAGTCCCGGTTCTCAAAGATGGAGATACCGTCATTGCTGATTCGACTGCGATCGCGATGTACTTAGATCGCAAGTATCCCGACAAGCCCCTAATTCCCACCGATCCCCACCAACGCGCCCAATGCTTGCTGATGGAAGAATGGGCAGATGAATCCATTGGTGTCAAAAGTCGTAAAGTCTTCTATGGGGCATTAAGTCACAATCCCAGCTATCGCACATCAGTATTACCCAAAGATACGCCAGATTTCTTCAAAACCGTTCTGGGCGGTGTTCCCGCAGAAGTGTTTGAGGTTTTGGGGATTGGTTTCGGTTGCAGTGCAGACGCCCTCAAAGACGCCAGAGACAGCCTGAAGCAAGACTTAGAAGCCCTCAGCTTAATTTTGTCCGATCGCCCCTATCTGGTCACAGACAGTCCCTGTTTAGCTGATTTTGCCGTGGCTGGGGTTAGTTTACTGCTGAAATTTCCCGAAGGTTCCTATCTGGATTTGCCTGACTCCCTGAACGGGAAAGGTATTCCTGGTTTAGCCGATAGTAGCATGTATCAAACCTTCTTCGACTGGCGCGATCGCCTCTATGCTGAGTATCGCACGCCATTGACCACAACGGGAACCAGCGATTCGCAACCAACCTCTATTGAGATTGAATAA
- a CDS encoding MBL fold metallo-hydrolase translates to MHLTYFGANSWLLELGQKHILIDPWLVDSLIFGNMPWLFKGDKPPALDALPDQIDLILLSQGLDDHAHKPTLEKLDKTIPVVGSENAATVVKELGYTQVTPLAFGQTFTLADQIEIRALPGAPIGPFLQENAYLVKQLESGTSLYYEPHGYPSEQLKEYAPIDVVISPVVTLELPVLGPIIQGHRTALQLAQWVQPQVFLPTAAGGGVQYEGMLDFLLNQVGSLEELRSQLAQHNLSTQVIDPQPKEALELNLTPQMA, encoded by the coding sequence ATGCACCTAACCTACTTCGGCGCCAATAGCTGGCTACTCGAACTTGGGCAAAAACACATCCTGATTGATCCCTGGCTTGTGGATTCCCTAATCTTTGGCAATATGCCCTGGTTGTTCAAAGGCGACAAACCTCCAGCCTTGGATGCGCTTCCTGATCAGATAGACTTGATTCTGCTATCTCAGGGACTCGATGATCACGCCCACAAACCTACCTTGGAAAAGCTGGACAAGACGATTCCCGTCGTGGGTTCAGAGAATGCAGCAACGGTGGTGAAAGAGTTGGGCTATACTCAGGTGACGCCGTTAGCCTTTGGTCAAACCTTCACCCTCGCTGACCAAATTGAAATCCGCGCCTTACCAGGGGCACCGATTGGTCCTTTTTTGCAGGAAAATGCCTATCTGGTCAAACAGTTAGAGAGTGGTACAAGTCTCTATTATGAACCTCATGGGTATCCATCGGAGCAGTTAAAAGAGTATGCTCCCATCGATGTGGTGATTAGTCCCGTGGTGACGTTGGAATTACCTGTGCTGGGACCGATTATCCAAGGGCATCGTACCGCACTGCAACTGGCACAATGGGTGCAACCCCAAGTGTTTCTACCCACAGCCGCCGGAGGTGGAGTTCAGTACGAGGGAATGTTAGATTTCCTGTTGAATCAGGTTGGTAGTCTGGAAGAGTTGCGATCGCAACTGGCACAGCACAACCTATCCACTCAGGTGATTGACCCTCAGCCAAAAGAAGCGCTGGAACTTAACCTGACACCTCAAATGGCTTAG
- a CDS encoding carbonic anhydrase, with product MKQLIQGLHEFQTNYFTTHRELFELLSQGQHPRVLFITCSDSRIDPNLITQTKPGEMFIIRNAGNIIPPYGATNGGEGAAVEYAIHALGIEDVIVCGHSHCGAMKGLLKLSKLEEDMPMVYEWLKHAEATRRIIKEHYQSYEGEDLLNVSIQENVLNQLENLRTYPVIQSRLKAGKLQLHAWVYEIESGEVMEYNPVQGQFIPPRTQFARATWITPEQQERIFKGSYNAH from the coding sequence ATGAAACAGTTAATCCAGGGTCTGCATGAGTTCCAGACCAATTATTTTACAACGCACCGGGAGTTATTTGAGTTACTTTCTCAAGGACAACATCCGCGAGTTCTATTTATTACTTGTTCCGATTCCCGGATTGATCCCAATCTGATTACCCAAACCAAACCCGGGGAAATGTTTATCATCCGTAATGCGGGGAATATTATTCCTCCCTATGGAGCGACGAATGGCGGAGAAGGTGCAGCCGTTGAGTATGCTATTCATGCATTAGGTATTGAAGATGTGATTGTTTGTGGTCATTCCCACTGCGGCGCGATGAAAGGATTGCTGAAACTCAGCAAATTGGAAGAGGATATGCCAATGGTTTACGAATGGCTCAAACACGCGGAAGCAACGCGGCGGATTATTAAGGAACATTATCAAAGCTACGAAGGGGAAGACCTACTCAATGTGTCTATTCAAGAAAATGTTCTTAACCAATTGGAAAATTTACGCACGTATCCGGTAATTCAGTCTCGACTTAAAGCCGGAAAATTGCAACTCCATGCTTGGGTGTATGAAATTGAATCGGGAGAAGTTATGGAATATAACCCGGTTCAAGGTCAGTTCATACCACCAAGAACCCAATTTGCTAGAGCCACTTGGATTACGCCAGAACAGCAAGAGCGTATCTTTAAAGGCTCTTATAATGCTCATTAG
- a CDS encoding PIN-like domain-containing protein gives MNLKPKTTVFFIDRCLGKHPILEMLKETGVSVEIHDDHFPQNTFDQDWIPQVGEWGWIILTKDARIARNTLERQAVARAGIRMFTLASKKLSGEETAIAFRDALPSMLKFISEN, from the coding sequence ATGAATCTCAAGCCAAAAACAACCGTCTTTTTCATTGATCGCTGCTTAGGAAAACATCCCATCCTAGAAATGCTGAAAGAAACAGGGGTTAGCGTCGAAATTCATGATGATCATTTTCCACAAAATACCTTCGATCAAGACTGGATACCACAAGTTGGAGAATGGGGTTGGATCATCCTAACAAAAGATGCACGCATTGCTAGAAATACCCTAGAACGCCAAGCTGTAGCCCGTGCAGGCATTCGGATGTTCACCCTTGCCTCGAAAAAACTGTCTGGAGAAGAAACAGCGATTGCCTTTCGAGATGCCTTACCATCTATGCTGAAATTCATTTCAGAAAATTAG
- a CDS encoding DUF433 domain-containing protein — translation MIDIYGGKDPRDIPTYSAGDASRYLNIPYSTIRSWTVGYQYKITDGNKQFEPVIDIKKRKPLTLTFINLIEIHVLRAIRQHHHIDLAKVRAALDYINEKINIHHPLAHQEFYTDGVDLFIDHYGSLINASQDGKKTLKNALKTHLERIESDDKGLAIKLFPFTRNQEENNPCFVVIDPRVAFGRMVIAGTGIPVDVIGERFYAGDSPQQLAHDYECEIDKIEEAIRCVSRPVAA, via the coding sequence ATGATTGATATTTATGGCGGTAAAGACCCACGCGATATTCCCACTTACTCGGCTGGGGACGCATCCCGCTATCTGAATATACCCTACTCAACCATTCGGTCTTGGACAGTCGGCTATCAATACAAAATCACAGACGGCAATAAACAATTTGAACCCGTCATCGACATTAAGAAAAGAAAACCCTTAACCCTGACATTCATCAACCTAATTGAAATTCATGTTCTCAGAGCTATCCGCCAACATCATCACATCGACTTAGCAAAAGTTAGAGCGGCATTAGATTACATCAACGAAAAAATTAATATCCACCATCCCCTCGCACATCAAGAATTTTATACAGATGGTGTTGATTTATTTATTGACCATTATGGCTCTCTTATCAATGCATCACAGGATGGTAAAAAGACCCTAAAAAATGCCTTAAAAACCCACTTAGAAAGAATCGAATCCGATGATAAAGGTTTAGCCATTAAGCTATTCCCATTCACCCGCAATCAAGAAGAAAATAACCCATGTTTTGTCGTGATAGACCCGCGTGTCGCCTTTGGTAGAATGGTCATTGCAGGTACAGGAATTCCTGTAGATGTCATTGGCGAAAGATTTTATGCTGGTGATTCTCCCCAACAGCTTGCCCATGATTATGAATGTGAAATCGATAAAATCGAGGAAGCTATACGCTGTGTGAGTCGCCCCGTTGCTGCATGA